One segment of Drosophila mauritiana strain mau12 chromosome 3R, ASM438214v1, whole genome shotgun sequence DNA contains the following:
- the LOC117143907 gene encoding uncharacterized protein LOC117143907 isoform X2 — protein sequence MRRNHFSTSEESVPNVSASELKEYFARPRFPAPKTVSHEPDISPSSDLIHRRRLQNRPLMLNAWQVLQVQWGGWWQRCWPALVAASMQMSCGSSVLCHSLLGFYDDEESNPPILVLTCYFGQAIKKLCKYANLAICSNGYSPNYVTTSAAMELIDIREFFQHINNALVDFLLRAAESGMYMGEQMDYNN from the exons ATGCGTAGGAATCATTTTTCCACCAGCGAAGAAAGCGTCCCAAATGTGAGTGCCTCAGAACTCAAGGAGTATTTCGCCAGGCCAAGGTTTCCAGCTCCCAAGACGGTGAGCCATGAGCCCGACATAAGCCCTTCGAGTGACCTGATACATCGTCGGCGACTCCAAAACCGCCCGCTGATGTTGAATGCCTGGCAGGTTCTTCAAGTTCAGTGGGGCGGTTGGTGGCAGAGGTGCTGGCCCGCTCTAGTGGCAGCCAGTATGCAG ATGAGCTGCGGATCTTCGGTCCTTTGCCATTCACTGTTGGGGTTCTACGATGACGAGGAATCAAATCCACCAATCTTGGTGCTCACGTGTTACTTTGGCCAGGCGATCAAAAAG CTTTGCAAGTATGCTAACTTGGCCATTTGTAGCAATGGCTATAGTCCCAACTATGTGACCACATCGGCTGCCATGGAGCTGATTGACATTCGCGAATTTTTTCAACATATTAACAATGCCCTGGTAGACTTCCTGCTCAGAGCCGCCGAATCCGGGATGTATATGGGCGAGCAAATGGATTACAATAACTAA
- the LOC117143907 gene encoding uncharacterized protein LOC117143907 isoform X1, producing MPVQEIFSVMDNIYHGLRRCFGPENQIDPRKYPAYNALKKLGKRRRRVCKSILGSKHMRRNHFSTSEESVPNVSASELKEYFARPRFPAPKTVSHEPDISPSSDLIHRRRLQNRPLMLNAWQVLQVQWGGWWQRCWPALVAASMQMSCGSSVLCHSLLGFYDDEESNPPILVLTCYFGQAIKKLCKYANLAICSNGYSPNYVTTSAAMELIDIREFFQHINNALVDFLLRAAESGMYMGEQMDYNN from the exons ATGCCAGTACAGGAAATTTTTTCTGTTATGGACAACATTTACCATGGATTGCGCCGCTGCTTCGGACCCGAAAA TCAGATTGATCCCCGGAAGTATCCAGCTTACAATGCGTTGAAAAAACTTGGTAAACGACGTCGCAGAGTATGCAAAAGTATTCTCGGTTCGAAACATATGCGTAGGAATCATTTTTCCACCAGCGAAGAAAGCGTCCCAAATGTGAGTGCCTCAGAACTCAAGGAGTATTTCGCCAGGCCAAGGTTTCCAGCTCCCAAGACGGTGAGCCATGAGCCCGACATAAGCCCTTCGAGTGACCTGATACATCGTCGGCGACTCCAAAACCGCCCGCTGATGTTGAATGCCTGGCAGGTTCTTCAAGTTCAGTGGGGCGGTTGGTGGCAGAGGTGCTGGCCCGCTCTAGTGGCAGCCAGTATGCAG ATGAGCTGCGGATCTTCGGTCCTTTGCCATTCACTGTTGGGGTTCTACGATGACGAGGAATCAAATCCACCAATCTTGGTGCTCACGTGTTACTTTGGCCAGGCGATCAAAAAG CTTTGCAAGTATGCTAACTTGGCCATTTGTAGCAATGGCTATAGTCCCAACTATGTGACCACATCGGCTGCCATGGAGCTGATTGACATTCGCGAATTTTTTCAACATATTAACAATGCCCTGGTAGACTTCCTGCTCAGAGCCGCCGAATCCGGGATGTATATGGGCGAGCAAATGGATTACAATAACTAA